The Candidatus Rokuibacteriota bacterium genome has a window encoding:
- a CDS encoding transposase produces MLRPPLAEHRLRRLADGRVRLELKHPWSDGTTYLLFEPVEFLEKLAALTPRPEINLVLYHGALAPPARWRAEVVAYRRTERDQATDLRAGAAGAPRPRYWTWALLMRRAFDLDVLRCPRCAGRMQRIATIDDPAVIQKILAHLGLPGAREGPRPALPLTAAGAEQPTLPGVSV; encoded by the coding sequence GTGCTGAGGCCGCCGCTGGCCGAGCACCGCCTGCGGCGTCTGGCCGACGGGCGAGTGCGGCTGGAGCTCAAGCACCCCTGGAGCGATGGGACGACGTATCTGCTCTTCGAGCCGGTGGAGTTTCTCGAGAAGCTGGCGGCCTTGACGCCGCGGCCCGAGATCAACCTGGTGCTCTACCACGGCGCGCTGGCCCCGCCCGCGCGGTGGCGAGCGGAGGTCGTCGCCTACCGACGCACGGAGAGGGACCAGGCGACGGATCTCCGGGCGGGGGCCGCGGGCGCACCCAGGCCCCGCTACTGGACCTGGGCCCTGCTGATGCGCCGGGCCTTCGACCTGGACGTCCTGCGCTGTCCGCGCTGCGCCGGGCGGATGCAGCGGATCGCTACGATCGACGACCCCGCCGTGATTCAAAAGATTCTCGCCCACCTCGGCCTCCCGGGCGCGCGGGAGGGTCCGCGCCCCGCGTTGCCACTGACTG
- a CDS encoding tyrosine-type recombinase/integrase has translation MTPIAPHITAFLRQRLAVDLRASPHTCDTYAYAFQLLFQFMNHALGVAPAALALEDLDAPLVLRFLDHLQQERHNTPRTRNARLAAIRSFMRFVEYRVPAALDQVRCVRAIPAQRTDTRIVRHLSAEEQRALLDAPEPTTRLGIRDRAMLLLALAGGLRVSELVGLRLDEVQFTGRYVDVRVRGKGRRERALTLWKSVGDTIRAWLAVRGDAPSPELFLNAWGKPMTRSGFECVLAKHVAATAARCPSLRAKRVSPHVLRHTCALTTLQATRDLRKVSLWLGHASTQTTDIYLQADPTEKLEALAAMTPPALRPGKFRPPDRLIAALRAPTVMRSSGAVNP, from the coding sequence ATGACACCCATTGCGCCCCACATCACCGCGTTCCTCCGGCAGCGGCTCGCCGTGGATCTGCGGGCCAGCCCGCATACCTGCGACACCTACGCCTACGCCTTTCAGCTCCTCTTCCAGTTTATGAACCACGCGCTCGGCGTGGCGCCCGCCGCGCTCGCGCTGGAGGACCTCGACGCGCCACTCGTGTTGCGATTCCTCGACCATCTCCAGCAGGAGCGGCACAACACGCCGCGCACGCGGAACGCCCGGCTGGCCGCCATCCGCTCCTTCATGCGATTCGTCGAGTACCGCGTGCCGGCGGCGCTCGATCAGGTCCGCTGCGTTCGGGCCATCCCCGCGCAGCGGACCGACACGCGGATCGTCCGGCACCTCAGTGCCGAGGAGCAGCGTGCGCTCCTCGACGCGCCCGAGCCGACCACGCGCCTCGGCATCCGCGACCGCGCCATGCTGCTGCTGGCGCTCGCGGGCGGCCTGCGTGTCTCCGAGCTCGTCGGCCTGCGCCTCGACGAGGTGCAGTTCACCGGCCGCTACGTCGACGTGCGTGTGCGCGGCAAGGGGCGCCGCGAGCGCGCCCTGACGCTGTGGAAGTCCGTGGGCGACACGATCCGCGCCTGGCTCGCCGTGCGCGGTGACGCGCCCAGTCCGGAGCTGTTCCTCAACGCCTGGGGCAAGCCCATGACGCGCTCCGGCTTCGAGTGCGTGCTCGCCAAGCACGTCGCCGCGACCGCCGCGCGGTGCCCGTCGCTCCGGGCCAAGCGTGTCTCCCCGCACGTGCTGCGACACACCTGCGCGCTCACCACCCTGCAGGCGACACGCGACCTGCGCAAGGTCTCGCTGTGGCTCGGCCATGCCAGCACACAGACCACCGACATCTACTTGCAGGCCGACCCGACGGAGAAGCTCGAGGCGCTCGCGGCGATGACGCCGCCGGCGCTCCGGCCGGGGAAGTTCCGGCCGCCCGACCGACTGATCGCCGCCCTGAGAGCCCCCACGGTTATGCGGAGTTCCGGCGCGGTTAACCCATGA
- a CDS encoding tyrosine-type recombinase/integrase, which yields MLRPSIDAYLALRRAVGFRLKTEEALLHDFARWAVDRGDTHVRTQTATDWAAAARSLWQRERRLRAVAGFARHARAEDPRHEVPPIFVFGRRHVRPRPHIYAPDELRRLLDAARQLPAIWPLRPQVFTTLFGLLASSGVRVSEALALRFGDVTSDGLVIRKAKFNKTRLVPLHETAAAALDGYLERRRRASTVSDYVFVSPKGGRLPMPTVTKTFLHLARHTGLRAGPGTPGPRIHDLRHTFAVRALEACPQGGSPVGWHMRALSTYLGHRNVADTCWYLHATPLLMRGVADACERFLDGGAR from the coding sequence ATGTTGAGGCCGAGCATCGACGCCTACCTGGCGCTCCGTCGAGCGGTCGGCTTTCGGCTGAAGACGGAGGAGGCCCTGCTGCACGACTTCGCGCGATGGGCTGTCGATCGCGGCGACACGCACGTCCGGACGCAGACGGCGACCGACTGGGCGGCGGCGGCGCGGTCGCTCTGGCAACGGGAGCGCCGGCTCCGGGCAGTCGCCGGCTTCGCGCGCCACGCACGGGCCGAAGATCCCCGGCACGAGGTGCCGCCGATCTTCGTGTTCGGGCGCCGGCACGTGCGTCCCCGGCCCCACATCTACGCGCCGGACGAGCTGCGCCGCCTGCTCGACGCGGCCCGCCAGCTCCCGGCCATCTGGCCGCTACGCCCGCAGGTCTTCACGACGCTGTTCGGCCTGCTCGCGTCAAGCGGCGTGCGGGTGTCCGAGGCGCTGGCGCTGCGATTCGGGGACGTCACGAGTGACGGCCTCGTGATTCGCAAGGCGAAGTTCAACAAGACCCGGCTCGTGCCCTTGCACGAGACCGCCGCCGCGGCGCTCGACGGCTATCTCGAGCGGCGCCGGCGCGCCAGCACGGTGAGCGACTACGTCTTCGTCTCGCCGAAGGGCGGCCGGCTTCCCATGCCGACGGTGACCAAGACGTTCCTGCACCTGGCACGCCACACCGGTCTTCGTGCCGGTCCCGGCACACCCGGACCGCGGATCCACGACCTGCGGCATACCTTTGCGGTACGGGCCCTGGAGGCGTGTCCGCAGGGCGGGAGCCCCGTCGGCTGGCACATGCGTGCGCTGTCGACCTACCTCGGCCATCGCAACGTCGCCGACACGTGCTGGTACCTGCACGCAACGCCGCTGCTGATGCGGGGCGTGGCCGATGCCTGCGAGCGATTCCTCGACGGAGGAGCCCGATGA
- a CDS encoding tyrosine-type recombinase/integrase: protein MLERCVKNPLTLHRLHTGPAGPCLDGFAESMGAAGYSSETIGSYLHAADHLGQWAVQRRVAIADLDEDLLARFVRHLPRCRCRGGKRRGHRGVPFRVQAFLRYLREVGVVTTSVPEATRPPLVTEYSVWMRDRRGLAATTMAHSVPVVQALLATVGDDPTGLAAAGVRRFVLEYIQQHAPASAGCVTTIVRCFLRWLVVHGRCSPDLVAAVPTMPTWRLATLPRALADADVERIIEACDRPSPVARRDRAMLLLLARLGLRAGDVVALRLGDIEWERGRLRVVGKGRRETRLPLPQDAGDAMLGYLEAERPAAATDHVFLTARPPIHPLRSSGLRDVVCRAIGRAGVQAPSRGTHILRHSLATRLLRDGATLDAIGAVLRHRDVNTTALYAKVDVGRLRQVAQPWPDAEPASC from the coding sequence ATGCTCGAGCGCTGCGTCAAGAACCCCCTCACCCTCCACCGTCTCCACACTGGACCGGCGGGGCCGTGTCTCGACGGCTTCGCGGAATCCATGGGCGCCGCGGGCTACTCGTCCGAGACGATCGGCTCCTACCTGCACGCCGCCGACCACTTGGGCCAGTGGGCCGTGCAGCGCCGCGTGGCCATCGCAGATCTCGATGAGGACCTGCTCGCGCGCTTTGTCCGTCACCTGCCCCGGTGCCGGTGCCGAGGTGGCAAGCGTAGAGGCCACAGGGGTGTGCCGTTTCGCGTCCAGGCGTTCCTGCGGTACCTGCGCGAAGTGGGCGTCGTGACCACGTCCGTGCCGGAGGCGACCCGTCCGCCACTGGTGACCGAGTACAGCGTGTGGATGCGCGACCGGCGCGGCCTGGCCGCCACGACGATGGCCCACTCGGTGCCGGTGGTCCAGGCCCTGCTCGCCACCGTGGGCGACGATCCCACTGGGCTGGCTGCCGCGGGCGTGCGCCGGTTCGTGCTCGAGTACATCCAGCAGCATGCGCCCGCGTCGGCGGGCTGCGTCACGACGATCGTCCGATGCTTCCTCCGGTGGCTCGTCGTGCACGGGCGGTGCTCGCCCGACCTCGTCGCGGCCGTGCCCACGATGCCCACGTGGCGGCTGGCCACGCTCCCTCGCGCCCTCGCGGATGCCGATGTGGAGCGCATCATCGAGGCCTGCGATCGCCCCAGCCCCGTGGCGCGGCGCGATCGCGCCATGCTGTTGCTGCTCGCCCGCCTCGGTCTGCGGGCGGGGGACGTCGTCGCGCTCCGGCTCGGCGACATTGAGTGGGAGCGGGGACGGCTGCGCGTCGTCGGCAAGGGGCGGCGCGAGACGCGGCTGCCGCTGCCTCAGGATGCGGGCGATGCGATGCTCGGGTACCTGGAGGCCGAGCGTCCCGCCGCCGCCACGGATCACGTCTTCCTGACCGCCCGCCCTCCCATCCACCCGCTCCGCTCAAGTGGCTTGCGCGATGTCGTCTGTCGCGCGATCGGGCGCGCCGGCGTTCAGGCGCCGTCCCGGGGGACCCACATCCTGCGCCATTCGCTCGCGACCCGGCTGCTCCGCGACGGCGCGACGCTCGACGCGATCGGCGCCGTGTTGCGCCACCGCGACGTCAACACGACGGCGCTCTACGCCAAGGTGGATGTCGGCCGGCTCCGTCAGGTCGCGCAGCCCTGGCCCGACGCGGAGCCGGCGTCATGTTGA